A window of Diadema setosum chromosome 2, eeDiaSeto1, whole genome shotgun sequence contains these coding sequences:
- the LOC140246152 gene encoding endoplasmin-like, translated as MMKKFWFLAVVGVLLMTACASAADEEEDADATVDADIGKSRDGSRTDDEVVEREEEAIKLDGLNVAQMKELRESAEKHIFQAEVNRMMKLIINSLYRNKEIFLRELISNASDALDKIRLTSLTDKAALDATEELSIKIKADKDNHMLHITDTGVGMTKSDLINNLGTIAKSGTSEFFEKLSEMDSTEATDLIGQFGVGFYSSFLVAERVIVTSKHNADEQHIWESDSGEFTVNKDPRGDTLKRGTTISLLLKEEAYDFLEADTIEKLVKKYSQFINFPIYLWASKTETVEEPIEEDEEEEAEKAAEETETEDEDVEVEDEDSEGEDKPKTKKVEKTTWDWRLMNENKPIWTRSPKDITDEEYEDFYKSFTKESDAPLAKTHFTAEGEVTFRSILFIPKKAPSQMFQDYGKKFDNIKLYVRRVFITHDFEDMMPKYLSFIKGVVDSDDLPLNVSRETLQQHKLLKVIKKKLVRKTLDMLKKLDAEDYLENFYKEYGVNIKLGIIEDHSNRSRLAKLVRFYSSNSDTELTSLQEYVERMKEKQETIYFMAGNGRKEVESSPFVERLLKKGYEVLYLTEPVDEYCIQSLPEFEGKKFQNVAKEGLTIGGEDSEAAKERMEEMEAKYEPLLKWLKETALKEEIKDAKISNRLSDSPCALVASQYGWSGNMERIMKAQAYAQANNPNTNYYASQKKTLEVNPRHPLIKTLLTKVEADSEDDTAKDLAVVMYETAVLRSGFVLPDSAAFAGRIERMLKMSMNLDPNEKVEEEPEYEDEEASDADEEEEEEEEEVSDDDDDIIEDDAPETDDLDSHDEL; from the exons ATGATGAAGAAATTCTGGTTCCTAGCTGTAGTTGGCGTGCTGCTTATGACAG CATGCGCATCAGCAGCTGATGAGGAAGAGGATGCGGACGCCACGGTGGATGCAGACATTGGGAAGAGTCGAGATGGATCAAGGACAGACGATGAAGTGGTGGAAAG GGAAGAGGAAGCCATCAAACTTGATGGGTTAAACGTCGCCCAAATGAAAGAATTGCGTGAGTCGGCAGAAAAGCACATTTTCCAGGCGGAGGTCAATCGGATGATGAAGCTCATCATCAACTCACTTTACAGGAATAAGGAG ATTTTCCTCCGTGAGTTGATCTCGAATGCCTCCGACGCTCTGGACAAGATCAGGTTGACATCCCTGACTGACAAGGCGGCCCTGGATGCCACGGAAGAACTCTCCATCAAGATAAAG GCTGACAAAGATAATCATATGCTGCACATCACCGATACCGGCGTTGGAATGACCAAGAGCGACCTGATTAATAACCTGGGAACAATCGCCAAGTCGGGAACTAGCGAATTCTTCGAGAAGCTATCG GAAATGGACTCAACAGAAGCCACCGACCTGATTGGACAATTTGGAGTCGGCTTCTACTCGTCTTTCTTGGTGGCCGAGCGCGTCATTGTCACCTCAAAGCATAACGCCGACGAGCAGCACATCTGGGAGTCGGACTCTGGAGAATTCACAGTCAACAAGGACCCCCGCGGAGACACCCTCAAGCGTGGCACAACCATCAG CCTGCTCCTAAAGGAAGAGGCCTACGACTTCCTGGAAGCTGACACCATTGAGAAGCTCGTCAAGAAGTACAGTCAGTTCATCAACTTCCCTATCTACCTCTGGGCCAGTAAG ACGGAGACTGTTGAGGAACCCATTGAGGAAGACGAGGAGGAAGAGGCAGAAAAAGCTGCAGAGGAGACAGAAACAGAGGATGAGG ATGTTGAGGTTGAGGACGAGGATTCAGAGGGCGAGGACAAGCCCAAGACAAAGAAGGTTGAGAAGACAACGTGGGACTGGAGGTTGATGAACGAGAACAAGCCAATCTGGACCAGGAG CCCTAAGGACATCACAGACGAGGAGTATGAGGACTTCTACAAGTCCTTCACCAAGGAGTCCGACGCCCCTCTGGCCAAGACACACTTCACAGCGGAGGGCGAGGTCACCTTCCGGTCCATCCTCTTCATCCCCAAGAAGGCCCCCAGCCAGATGTTCCAGGACTACGGCAAGAAGTTTGACAACATCAAG CTGTACGTTCGCAGAGTGTTCATCACGCACGACTTTGAGGACATGATGCCCAAGTACCTGAGCTTCATCAAGGGCGTGGTCGATTCCGACGATCTGCCGCTGAACGTCTCCAGGGAGACGCTGCAGCAGCACAAACTCCTCAAGGTTATCAAGAAGAAACTGGTCAGGAAG ACCCTGGACATGCTTAAGAAGCTGGACGCTGAGGACTACCTGGAGAACTTCTACAAGGAGTACGGCGTCAACATCAAGCTGGGCATCATCGAGGACCACAGCAACCGGTCCCGCCTGGCCAAGCTGGTCCGTTTCTACTCCTCCAACTCGGACACGGAGCTGACCAGTCTCCAGGAGTATGTGGAGCGCATGAAGGAGAAGCAGGAGACCATCTACTTCATGGCAGGCAACGGACGGAAAGAG gtTGAATCATCCCCCTTCGTTGAGCGACTGCTGAAGAAGGGTTATGAGGTCCTGTACCTGACGGAGCCCGTCGACGAGTATTGCATCCAGTCCCTGCCCGAGTTTGAAGGCAAGAAGTTCCAGAACGTGGCCAAGGAGGGGCTAACGATAGGTGGGGAGGATTCGGAAGCCGCCAAGGAGCGCATGGAGGAGATGGAGGCTAAGTATGAGCCCCTCCTCAAGTGGCTGAAGGAGACCGCCCTCAAGGAAGAG ATCAAGGATGCTAAGATCTCCAACCGTCTGAGTGACTCTCCCTGTGCCCTGGTTGCAAGTCAGTACGGCTGGTCCGGTAACATGGAGCGCATCATGAAGGCTCAGGCCTATGCCCAGGCAAACAACCCCAACACCAA CTACTACGCCTCCCAGAAGAAGACCCTAGAGGTGAACCCAAGGCATCCCCTCATCAAGACTCTCCTCACCAAGGTGGAGGCCGACAGCGAAGACGACACAGCCAAGGACCTCGCCGTGGTCATGTACGAGACGGCCGTCCTCCGGTCCGGCTTCGTCCTGCCCGACTCCGCGGCCTTTGCCGGCAGAATCGAGCGGATGCTGAAGATGAGCATGAACCTTGACCCCAATGAAAAG GTTGAAGAGGAACCGGAATATGAAGATGAGGAAGCAAGTGATGcagatgaagaggaggaggaggaagaggaagaagtgagcgatgacgatgatgacataATTGAGGATGATGCACCTGAAACAGATGAT ttGGATTCCCACGATGAGCTCTGA
- the LOC140239685 gene encoding EGF domain-specific O-linked N-acetylglucosamine transferase-like, giving the protein MDLPLMLTLSALLTWLCFCDCHGDGDAEKFVDPDLPPSHYPYFFRNDKEAAKSCRQDASCPYKDSLDRSSCWGYEAGCLKEDYPSYPVCTEFARGWSANIEAQRDVFWTQADFGFIKNTLASMKTICQPEKEGDSMLRCSEFIRHCQVKNLYLDLRNLGTAGNRNRFSVEAFNKPGVVGGHCKLDRDYLKSQSAHFSELQSWYGELNEYTEVDFQPVVQEARCDITITRPTIFMKLDAGVNMYHHFCDFINLYMSQHINGSFTRDVNIVMWDASGLHYGDLFHDTWSAFSDTEMIPLRDWDGKRVCIADGVFSLLPRMQRGMYYNMPLVPHCHGSAMMRAFSQHLLHRLGVAQEGPTRGKIRVTLLDRKSKHRNIINQDELIAALRDIPGVEVTVIVYHWRNITFKEQLRNTQNSDIFIGMHGAGLTHLLFLPDWAVIFELCNCGDKNCYKDLAAIRGVKYITWQKTELFQKHNVIVHPSLGTPHDKFCDYEFDVPEFVRLMKQAITHVKTHPEYRQWVKKDEL; this is encoded by the exons ACCTTGTCTGCTCTCCTCACCTGGTTGTGTTTCTGTGATTGCCACGGAGACGGAGATGctgaaaagtttgttgaccccgaCCTCCCCCCATCACACTATCCGTACTTCTTCAGAAATGACAAAGAGGCAGCGAAAAGCTGCAGGCAAGATGCAAGCTGCCCATATAAG GATTCACTTGACAGGTCTAGTTGCTGGGGCTATGAGGCTGGCTGCTTGAAGGAAGACTATCCAAGTTATCCTGTGTGCACAGAGTTTGCCAGAGGCTG GTCAGCAAATATTGAAGCTCAGAGGGATGTCTTCTGGACACAAGCAGACTTTGGCTTCATCAAAAACACTCTTGCCTCAATGAAGACAATCTGCCAACCAGAGAAGGAG GGCGATTCCATGCTAAGGTGTAGTGAATTCATCCGTCACTGCCAGGTGAAGAATTTGTATCTGGATCTGAGGAATTTAGGTACAGCAGGCAACAGAAACAG GTTTAGTGTGGAAGCATTCAACAAGCCAGGGGTAGTTGGAGGCCACTGCAAGCTGGATAGAGACTACCTCAAGTCCCAGAGTGCACATTTTTCGGAGCTTCAGTCGTG GTATGGGGAACTGAATGAATACACAGAAGTGGATTTCCAACCAGTCGTACAGGAGGCAAGATGTGACATTACGATCACACGTCCCACCATCTTCATGAAACTAGATGCAG GTGTGAACATGTACCACCATTTCTGTGACTTCATCAATCTGTACATGTCTCAACACATCAATGGAAGCTTCACTCGGGATGTCAACATCGTCATGTGGGATGCT AGTGGCTTGCATTACGGGGACTTGTTCCATGACACCTGGTCAGCGTTCAGCGACACCGAAATGATTCCTCTGCGTGACTGGGATGGAAAAAGG GTTTGCATTGCAGATGGCGTGTTCAGCCTCCTACCCCGAATGCAGCGGGGAATGTACTACAACATGCCGCTGGTACCCCACTGCCATGGGAGTGCAATGATGCGGGCCTTCTCCCAGCATCTTCTCCACAGGCTTGGCGTGGCCCAAGAAGGCCCCACG AGAGGAAAGATCAGAGTGACTCTGCTGGACAGAAAATCAAAGCATCGGAACATCATCAATCAGGATGAG TTGATAGCAGCTCTCAGAGACATCCCTGGAGTGGAAGTAACCGTCATAGTTTACCACTG GCGAAATATTACGTTCAAGGAACAACTTAGG AACACTCAGAATTCTGACATCTTTATTGGCATGCATGGAGCTGGCTTGACTCACCTTCTCTTTCTACCAGACTGGGCCGTCATCTTTGAGCT ATGCAACTGTGGAGATAAGAATTGCTACAAGGACTTGGCTGCCATTCGAGGGGTGAAATACATAACATGGCAGAAAACGGAGCTCTTCCAAAAGCACAACGTC ATTGTTCATCCTTCCCTTGGAACTCCCCACGACAAGTTCTGCGACTATGAATTCGATGTGCCTGAGTTTGTGCGACTGATGAAGCAAGCAATAACTCACGTAAAGACGCATCCAGAGTACAGACAGTGGGTCAAAAAGGACGAGTTGTGA